The following coding sequences are from one Dreissena polymorpha isolate Duluth1 chromosome 8, UMN_Dpol_1.0, whole genome shotgun sequence window:
- the LOC127842971 gene encoding sulfotransferase 1B1-like isoform X2, whose translation MFKLLSCAGTHWLWEVSSMLVNQSADRVKLIKETAMLEALTEEQCRSIPSPRVLNTHITLRLMPKDTLSNKTKIVFVQRNPKDICVSFFNHHSKIVEYDFNGKFENYVNRFLKGLVDYGSWFEYTLYWEKIIRDNPEHPFHIMSYEDMKSDPISEIGRLSEFLGFKSSPELIAEIAEKCEFSAMKKEKDPLENTTDWKDAKPEMYRKGQVGDWKNWFTVAQSEYFDTVFTQRMKDSSFTYRFS comes from the exons ATGTTCAAATTATTATCATGCGCAG GTACCCACTGGCTATGGGAAGTGTCGTCCATGTTGGTAAACCAGTCTGCCGACAGAGTTAAATTGATTAAAG AGACTGCTATGTTGGAGGCTCTTACTGAGGAGCAATGCAGGAGCATCCCGTCTCCCCGGGTCCTTAACACGCACATAACCCTCCGTTTGATGCCGAAAGACACTTTATCCAACAAAACCAAGATCGTGTTCGTCCAAAGGAACCCAAAGGACATTTGCGTCTCATTTTTTAATCACCATAGCAAAATCGTTGAGTATGATTTCAACGGCAAGTTTGAGAACTACGTCAACCGGTTTCTGAAAGGACTAG TTGACTATGGCTCGTGGTTCGAGTACACTCTTTATTGGGAGAAAATCATTCGTGACAACCCAGAACATCCGTTTCACATCATGAGCTACGAAGACATGAAATCG GACCCAATCTCCGAAATAGGTCGCCTTAGTGAGTTTCTGGGGTTTAAATCGTCCCCGGAGCTGATAGCGGAAATTGCGGAAAAATGTGAATTTAGTGCAATGAAGAAGGAAAAAGACCCACTGGAAAATACAACGGACTGGAAAGATGCAAAGCCAGAGATGTACCGGAAAG GTCAAGTCGGTGACTGGAAGAACTGGTTCACAGTCGCACAGAGCGAGTATTTTGACACCGTGTTCACTCAGAGAATGAAAGACTCGTCATTCACTTACAGATTTTCTTAA
- the LOC127842971 gene encoding sulfotransferase 1B1-like isoform X1, with protein sequence MPIKNIDDGSVETLRVLEVDGYLTPLFNAVHQNRLEEEFRSIPNRPLKPDDVFICAYPKAGTHWLWEVSSMLVNQSADRVKLIKETAMLEALTEEQCRSIPSPRVLNTHITLRLMPKDTLSNKTKIVFVQRNPKDICVSFFNHHSKIVEYDFNGKFENYVNRFLKGLVDYGSWFEYTLYWEKIIRDNPEHPFHIMSYEDMKSDPISEIGRLSEFLGFKSSPELIAEIAEKCEFSAMKKEKDPLENTTDWKDAKPEMYRKGQVGDWKNWFTVAQSEYFDTVFTQRMKDSSFTYRFS encoded by the exons ATGCCGATTAAAAACATCGACGACGGTTCCGTTGAGACGTTGCGCGTGCTTGAAGTTGACGGATACCTTACGCCGCTTTTTAATGCG GTTCACCAGAATCGACTTGAGGAAGAATTCAGAAGCATTCCAAACCGGCCACTCAAGCCAGACGATGTATTCATTTGTGCCTACCCAAAAGCAG GTACCCACTGGCTATGGGAAGTGTCGTCCATGTTGGTAAACCAGTCTGCCGACAGAGTTAAATTGATTAAAG AGACTGCTATGTTGGAGGCTCTTACTGAGGAGCAATGCAGGAGCATCCCGTCTCCCCGGGTCCTTAACACGCACATAACCCTCCGTTTGATGCCGAAAGACACTTTATCCAACAAAACCAAGATCGTGTTCGTCCAAAGGAACCCAAAGGACATTTGCGTCTCATTTTTTAATCACCATAGCAAAATCGTTGAGTATGATTTCAACGGCAAGTTTGAGAACTACGTCAACCGGTTTCTGAAAGGACTAG TTGACTATGGCTCGTGGTTCGAGTACACTCTTTATTGGGAGAAAATCATTCGTGACAACCCAGAACATCCGTTTCACATCATGAGCTACGAAGACATGAAATCG GACCCAATCTCCGAAATAGGTCGCCTTAGTGAGTTTCTGGGGTTTAAATCGTCCCCGGAGCTGATAGCGGAAATTGCGGAAAAATGTGAATTTAGTGCAATGAAGAAGGAAAAAGACCCACTGGAAAATACAACGGACTGGAAAGATGCAAAGCCAGAGATGTACCGGAAAG GTCAAGTCGGTGACTGGAAGAACTGGTTCACAGTCGCACAGAGCGAGTATTTTGACACCGTGTTCACTCAGAGAATGAAAGACTCGTCATTCACTTACAGATTTTCTTAA